One Lycium barbarum isolate Lr01 chromosome 5, ASM1917538v2, whole genome shotgun sequence genomic window carries:
- the LOC132640231 gene encoding scarecrow-like protein 13, with translation MQASQRPESSGGVHKLYHQPTAKVEQYYSPYNVFNNNSNDTSSSGTQISYETQNEQFFTLDSLPASGYVNYDSPPTVSVSSNWSPFSPQCSNSYISDQRHSSDNTYGSPLSGCSVVDDGNALKHVLREMANNLLGPDSDIDEDSSCSFNGEVSKPSKWNRVLEIASSLDVKELLLACAEAVSDSDFSAAEVLMNVLEQKVSVSGEPMQRLSAYMLEGLRARLFSSGSIIYKKLKCNEPSSSELISYMQVLYHVVPYYKFAYTSANVVIDEAMRNENRIHIIDFQIAQGSQWMFLMHDLARRPGGPPFVHITGVDDSQSAHARGGGLQLVGERLAKVAESYRVPFEFHAAAISGSEVQLENLIIRHGEALAVNFPYVLHHMPDESVSTVNHRDRLLRLVKSLSPKIVTLVEQESNTNTSAFLPRFRETMDYYTAMFESIDAARPRDDKQRISAEEHCVARDVVNIIACEGADRVERHELFGKWSMRLMMAGFTQCPLSPSVGEAINSVLKEFSPNFRLAESKGALYLGWKNRALATSSAWR, from the coding sequence ATGCAAGCATCCCAGAGACCTGAATCATCAGGCGGAGTTCACAAATTGTACCATCAGCCAACTGCGAAAGTTGAGCAATATTATAGCCCTTACAATGTTTTTAACAACAATTCCAACGATACTAGCAGCTCAGGTACACAAATCTCCTATGAGACACAAAATGAACAGTTCTTTACTCTCGACTCGCTTCCGGCTTCCGGTTATGTCAACTATGATTCGCCTCCAACTGTAAGTGTCTCGTCCAACTGGAGTCCCTTCTCTCCTCAATGTTCTAATTCATACATTTCAGATCAGCGGCATTCCTCAGATAACACGTACGGTTCACCTTTGAGCGGGTGTTCGGTAGTTGATGATGGCAATGCACTGAAACATGTGCTAAGGGAGATGGCAAATAATTTGCTCGGCCCTGACTCTGATATTGATGAAGACAGCAGTTGCTCTTTTAATGGCGAGGTCTCGAAACCTTCAAAGTGGAATCGAGTATTGGAAATCGCATCGAGTTTGGACGTGAAAGAGCTCCTCCTTGCCTGTGCTGAAGCAGTGTCGGATTCTGATTTCTCAGCTGCAGAAGTTCTGATGAATGTCCTCGAGCAAAAGGTATCGGTTTCCGGGGAACCTATGCAACGGTTAAGCGCATACATGTTGGAAGGGCTTAGAGCAAGATTATTTTCCTCGGGAAGTATTATATACAAAAAGCTCAAGTGCAACGAACCTTCTAGTTCAGAATTGATCTCTTACATGCAAGTCCTCTATCACGTCGTCCCTTACTACAAATTCGCCTACACATCCGCCAACGTTGTGATCGATGAAGCCATGAGGAACGAGAACAGAATCCatataattgattttcaaattgcACAGGGAAGTCAATGGATGTTCCTCATGCATGATCTTGCTCGTCGGCCTGGTGGGCCCCCTTTCGTCCACATCACAGGTGTCGATGATTCTCAATCAGCTCATGCACGGGGAGGAGGACTTCAGCTAGTCGGTGAAAGGCTAGCAAAAGTTGCTGAATCATATAGAGTGCCTTTTGAATTTCATGCTGCTGCAATATCTGGATCTGAGGTacagctagaaaaccttattaTTCGACACGGAGAAGCCTTGGCTGTTAACTTCCCGTACGTGCTGCATCACATGCCAGACGAGAGCGTAAGCACTGTGAACCATCGAGACCGTCTACTAAGACTAGTTAAGAGCTTGTCCCCGAAGATAGTTACCCTTGTTGAACAAGAATCTAACACCAACACTTCTGCTTTCCTTCCGAGATTCCGTGAAACTATGGATTACTATACAGCAATGTTCGAGTCAATCGATGCAGCTCGCCCGAGGGATGACAAGCAGCGGATCAGTGCAGAGGAGCATTGTGTGGCACGAGACGTTGTCAACATAATAGCATGCGAGGGGGCTGACAGAGTGGAAAGACACGAACTTTTCGGGAAGTGGAGTATGAGACTTATGATGGCTGGATTTACTCAATGCCCCTTGAGTCCATCAGTTGGGGAAGCCATAAACAGCGTGTTGAAAGAGTTTAGCCCGAATTTTAGGCTTGCAGAGAGCAAAGGGGCGCTTTATCTCGGATGGAAGAACAGAGCTTTGGCGACTTCTTCAGCTTGGAGATGA
- the LOC132640232 gene encoding ras-related protein RABA5a-like isoform X1 — protein sequence MAHNSEEEKKEDYLFKIVLIGDSAVGKSNLLARFARDEFYPNSKSTIGVEFQTQKMDINGKEVKAQIWDTAGQERFRAVTSAYYRGAVGALLVYDISRRLTFDNIGRWLNELQTHSDMNVVIILVGNKSDLKEAREVTTAEGKALAEAKGLFFIETSALDSSNVTSAFQTVVREIYNILSRKVIQSQELQKKDSGRLANGKTVVLQADENQETVSETKKGGCCS from the exons ATGGCACACAATTCCGAGGAAGAGAAAAAGGAGGATTACCTTTTCAAGATTGTATTGATTGGTGATTCTGCAGTTGGTAAATCCAATTTGCTTGCTAGATTTGCTAGAGATGAATTTTATCCAAACTCAAAATCGACAATTGGAGTAGAATTTCAGACTCAAAAGATGGACATAAATGGAAAAGAGGTTAAAGCGCAGATATGGGATACGGCTGGTCAAGAGCGATTTAGAGCAGTTACTTCTGCATATTACAGAGGTGCAGTTGGAGCTCTTCTTGTTTATGATATTAGTAGGCGCCTGACTTTTGATAACATTGGTCGATGGCTTAACGAACTTCAGA CTCATTCGGACATGAACGTGGTTATAATACTCGTCGGCAATAAATCCGATCTCAAAGAGGCCAGGGAGGTTACAACAGCTGAAGGCAAAGCCTTGGCTGAGGCAAAGGGTCTTTTTTTCATCGAAACTTCAGCTTTGGATTCGTCGAATGTTACTTCTGCTTTTCAGACAGTTGTTAGGGAGATCTATAATATTCTGAGCAGGAAGGTTATTCAATCTCAAGAGCTCCAGAAAAAGGATTCCGGGCGGCTAGCAAATGGTAAAACTGTGGTTTTGCAGGCtgatgaaaatcaagaaacaGTTTCAGAAACAAAGAAAGGTGGATGTTGTTCATAA
- the LOC132640232 gene encoding ras-related protein RABA5a-like isoform X2, with protein sequence MAHNSEEEKKEDYLFKIVLIGDSAVGKSNLLARFARDEFYPNSKSTIGVEFQTQKMDINGKEVKAQIWDTAGQERFRAVTSAYYRAHSDMNVVIILVGNKSDLKEAREVTTAEGKALAEAKGLFFIETSALDSSNVTSAFQTVVREIYNILSRKVIQSQELQKKDSGRLANGKTVVLQADENQETVSETKKGGCCS encoded by the exons ATGGCACACAATTCCGAGGAAGAGAAAAAGGAGGATTACCTTTTCAAGATTGTATTGATTGGTGATTCTGCAGTTGGTAAATCCAATTTGCTTGCTAGATTTGCTAGAGATGAATTTTATCCAAACTCAAAATCGACAATTGGAGTAGAATTTCAGACTCAAAAGATGGACATAAATGGAAAAGAGGTTAAAGCGCAGATATGGGATACGGCTGGTCAAGAGCGATTTAGAGCAGTTACTTCTGCATATTACAGAG CTCATTCGGACATGAACGTGGTTATAATACTCGTCGGCAATAAATCCGATCTCAAAGAGGCCAGGGAGGTTACAACAGCTGAAGGCAAAGCCTTGGCTGAGGCAAAGGGTCTTTTTTTCATCGAAACTTCAGCTTTGGATTCGTCGAATGTTACTTCTGCTTTTCAGACAGTTGTTAGGGAGATCTATAATATTCTGAGCAGGAAGGTTATTCAATCTCAAGAGCTCCAGAAAAAGGATTCCGGGCGGCTAGCAAATGGTAAAACTGTGGTTTTGCAGGCtgatgaaaatcaagaaacaGTTTCAGAAACAAAGAAAGGTGGATGTTGTTCATAA